Proteins co-encoded in one Brassica oleracea var. oleracea cultivar TO1000 chromosome C4, BOL, whole genome shotgun sequence genomic window:
- the LOC106339514 gene encoding uncharacterized protein LOC106339514, with amino-acid sequence MATSKCYYPRPSHRFFSTDQHVSSPSDFELDEWDLFNTGSDSASGFTFSDLTITSDRTGANRKPRGGSVSEKFAGSAASSLPVNVPDWSKILGEESPRRQTSNEEYDGDEVAACGGETRRVPPHELLASRRMASFSVHEGAGRTLKGRDLSRVRNTIFKIRGIED; translated from the coding sequence ATGGCGACGAGCAAATGCTACTACCCCCGGCCAAGCCACCGATTCTTCTCCACCGACCAACACGTCTCTTCTCCTTCCGACTTCGAGCTCGACGAGTGGGACCTCTTCAACACCGGTTCAGATTCTGCTTCCGGTTTCACCTTCAGTGACCTTACAATCACCTCCGATCGAACCGGAGCTAACCGGAAGCCTCGCGGTGGTTCGGTTTCGGAGAAATTTGCCGGTTCAGCTGCGTCTTCTCTCCCGGTCAACGTGCCTGACTGGTCCAAGATCCTCGGGGAAGAGAGTCCACGGAGGCAGACTTCGAACGAGGAATACGACGGTGACGAAGTTGCTGCATGCGGTGGAGAGACACGGCGGGTGCCGCCGCATGAGTTGCTTGCGAGCCGGAGGATGGCTTCGTTTTCGGTTCACGAAGGTGCTGGGAGGACGTTGAAAGGGAGAGATCTGAGTAGGGTGCGAAATACTATTTTCAAAATTAGAGGGATCGAAGATTAA